Within the Candidatus Binataceae bacterium genome, the region GGAGCCCAGGTACAGCGGCCGCCCGGCTTGGTTGGCCGCAGCGACGAAGCCCAGGGCGGTGGCCATGTTGCCGGTGATGTTGCGGTAAAAACCCGGCGCAATGTGCGCCGCTTTGACTTCGTAGGCGCTCGCGAAGGCCTCGGTATTCTCGCCGTAATTGAAGCCGGCCTTGAAGGCGCGCAGGTTGGCCTCGACCAGCTCGGGCGTCTTGCGAAAGCGCCGCTCGATATAATCGATAACCGACTGGGTCGGGCGCTGAAATAGCCAGCTCACCAACCCCAGGACGAAGTAGTTGCGCGAGCGATGAACGGCACGGGTGTTGAGCTTCAGATCACGCAGCGCTAGCGTGGTCAGGCGGCTAACCTCGACCTCGAAGAGCTGGAACTTGTCCAGCGAATGGTCGGTGAGCGGATTGCTCTTGTAGCCAGCCTTCTTGAGGTTAGCTTCGGTGAAGCCTTCCTTATCGACGATCAGCACCCCGTTGGGGCGCAGGTCGCCGACATTCATCTTGAGCGCCGCCGGATTCATCGCCACCAGCACCGTGGGCTCGTCGCCGGGGGTGAAGACCTCGGAACTGGAGAAATTGAGCTGAAAGCCACTGACCCCGGCCAAAGTTCCGGCGGGGGCGCGAATCTCGGCGGGGAAGTCGGGCAAGGTCGCGATATCGTTACCTGCCAGCGCCGACTCGGTAGTGAACTGCATCCCAGCCAGTTGCATCCCATCGCCCGAGTCGCCGACGAAACGGATGACGATTTGAGGTCGCGTCTCGACCGGCTTGTGCAGGCCGCCCGCGGGCGCCTGTTGGGCCGTCTCCGGTGGTACAGCCATAATCGCTCTACTCTCCCTTTAGATCCCCCGTTGGCGGGGTTTTTGCTGATTGCTGGA harbors:
- a CDS encoding 2-oxoacid:acceptor oxidoreductase family protein, with product MAVPPETAQQAPAGGLHKPVETRPQIVIRFVGDSGDGMQLAGMQFTTESALAGNDIATLPDFPAEIRAPAGTLAGVSGFQLNFSSSEVFTPGDEPTVLVAMNPAALKMNVGDLRPNGVLIVDKEGFTEANLKKAGYKSNPLTDHSLDKFQLFEVEVSRLTTLALRDLKLNTRAVHRSRNYFVLGLVSWLFQRPTQSVIDYIERRFRKTPELVEANLRAFKAGFNYGENTEAFASAYEVKAAHIAPGFYRNITGNMATALGFVAAANQAGRPLYLGS